A genome region from Desulfatiglans sp. includes the following:
- a CDS encoding hexapeptide transferase: protein MPSYYNNIRPNLAGDFPQIDPTALIDPSAQIIGNVKIDEGVFVGPLTVIRADQRGPDGKVALIHIGEEVNIQDGVIIHTDPGAPFVIGPKTSIAHGVTIHGPCNIANECFIAIRASLYKVTLEEHVWIGLGAIVQRVTLNSFTMVPTGAVILEHAETLGLRLVTDEERKFMEEAWIANSRLRMDYLELRDKAEALRSSINKKG, encoded by the coding sequence ATGCCATCATATTACAACAATATAAGACCAAACCTGGCAGGCGACTTTCCGCAGATTGACCCGACTGCATTAATTGACCCTTCAGCCCAGATAATTGGCAATGTGAAGATTGATGAAGGCGTTTTTGTCGGGCCTTTAACTGTAATCAGGGCGGATCAGAGGGGGCCCGACGGCAAGGTGGCGCTCATTCATATTGGCGAAGAGGTCAATATTCAGGATGGTGTTATTATACACACTGATCCCGGTGCCCCCTTTGTTATAGGCCCCAAAACCTCTATAGCCCATGGAGTCACCATCCATGGTCCATGTAATATCGCCAATGAGTGTTTTATTGCTATAAGGGCATCTCTGTACAAGGTAACTCTGGAAGAGCATGTATGGATCGGGCTTGGAGCAATCGTACAAAGGGTTACATTGAATTCATTTACCATGGTTCCAACCGGTGCAGTTATCCTTGAACATGCTGAAACACTCGGGCTAAGGCTGGTTACGGATGAAGAAAGAAAATTTATGGAAGAGGCCTGGATTGCCAATTCAAGGTTAAGGATGGATTACCTGGAACTAAGGGACAAGGCGGAAGCACTCAGGTCCAGTATTAATAAAAAGGGGTGA